The DNA sequence TGCTCGCCGTGCTGCGGGATGAACTCGGCGCAATCGAAGTGAAGGACGGCTGCGGCGAGGGCGTCTGCGGCACGTGCACCGCGCTGCTCGACGGCGAGCCCGTGAGCAGCTGCCTGCTGCTGGCCTCGCGGGCCGCGGGACACGAGATCACCACGGTGCGGGGTCTCGCTCCGGCCGGCGCGCTCAGCCCGCTCCAGGAGGCCTTTGTCGCGCACGGCGCCGCGCAGTGCGGGTTCTGTACGCCCGGGATGATCCTCACCGCGCACGCGTTCTTAAGACGGCATCCGCGTCCGACGCGCGACGACATCCGCCGCGCCATCGCCGGCAACCTGTGCCGCTGCACCGGCTACACGAAGATCGTCGACGCGATCGAGGCCGCCGGCCGTGGGTGAGCCCGCCCCCGGACCGGGCGCTTCCCCCGCGGCTGTCCTTCCCGCCGAGCGGCTGCGCGTCGTCGGCAAGCCGATCCCGCGCCACGACGCCCGCGACAAAGTGCAGGCCGCGACCCTGTACGCCGCCGACTGGCGGATGCCGGGCATGTTGCACGGGGCCGTGCTGCGGTCGATGTACCCTTCGGCGCGTATCCGGCGCCTCGATACCGCGCGCGCCCTCGCGGTCCCCGGGGTCGCCGCGGTCCTGACCGCCCGTGACGTGCCGCGCAACACGCTGTGGACCGACGTCCCCGGGCAGACGAGCGAGGTCGGCGCCCTGCGCGCGCGCATCCAGGTGCTGGCCGACGCCGTCGTTCGCTATCAGGGCGAGCCTGTCGCGCTGGTCGCCGCGGAGACGCCGGCGATTGCGCAGCAGGCGCTGGAGGCGATCGAGGTCGAGTACGAGGCGCTGCCGGGCGTCTTCGACCCGGAGGAGGCGCTGCGGCCCGGCGCGCCGCGCGTGCACGAGGAGGGCAACGTGCTCGCGCGGTGGCACGTGCAGACCGGCGACGCGGAGGCGGCGCTCGCGAAGGCCGACGCCCTCGTCGAGGGCGCTTACCGCTGCCAGTTCATCGACCACGCCTATCTCGAGCCGGAGTGCGGCGTGGCCTGGGTCGACGCGGACGGCGTGGTGACGATCCGGGTCTCGACCCAGGTGATCGAGCACTTCCGCGACGTGGCCGAGGCGCTCGGGTTGCCGCACAATCGCGTGCGCGTCATCGGCGCCTACGTCGGCGGCGGGTTCGGGGGCAAGGAAGACGTCACGGTCGAGGTTTTCCTCGGCCTGCTGGCGTCGCGGACGCGCCGCCCGGTCAGCATGGTGTGGTCCCGCCAAGAGTCGCTGCTCGCCCGCCCCAAGCGCCATCCCTTCCTGCTGCGGTATCGGACCGGCGCCATGCGGGACGGGACGCTCGTCGCCCAGCACGTGGCGCTGCTCGCGGACTCCGGCGCGTACGCGTACCTGAGCGCGCTCGTGCTGATGTACGCGACCGTGACCGCGGCCGGCCCGTATCGCATTCCCAACGCGACGATCGACGCGCGGGTCGTCTACACCAACAATCCGCCGACGAGCGCGATGCGGGGCTTCGGCGGCATGCAGATGGTGCTCGGCTACGAGTCGCAGATGGACCGCCTCGCCCGGCGCCTCGGGATCGATCCGGTCGCGATTCGCGTTCGCAACGCGCTCCGCAAGGGCGACCGGCTCCCCGTCGGCCAGGAGCTCGACACGCACGTCGGCGTCGCCGAAGCCGCGGAGCGGGCGTGGGCCGCGCTCGGGACGCGCGAGCCGGCCGCGGGGTCTGCCGCCGCCGGCCCCGGCGGCGCGGCATCGGGCACGCGGCGGCGCGGCCGGGGAATCGCGTGCAACATTCAGCCCTACGGCCGCATCGTCTGGCTCCACGACTGGGCGAGCGCGTGGGTCGGCTTCGAGATGGACGGCACGGTCGTCGTCCGG is a window from the bacterium genome containing:
- a CDS encoding xanthine dehydrogenase family protein molybdopterin-binding subunit; this encodes MGEPAPGPGASPAAVLPAERLRVVGKPIPRHDARDKVQAATLYAADWRMPGMLHGAVLRSMYPSARIRRLDTARALAVPGVAAVLTARDVPRNTLWTDVPGQTSEVGALRARIQVLADAVVRYQGEPVALVAAETPAIAQQALEAIEVEYEALPGVFDPEEALRPGAPRVHEEGNVLARWHVQTGDAEAALAKADALVEGAYRCQFIDHAYLEPECGVAWVDADGVVTIRVSTQVIEHFRDVAEALGLPHNRVRVIGAYVGGGFGGKEDVTVEVFLGLLASRTRRPVSMVWSRQESLLARPKRHPFLLRYRTGAMRDGTLVAQHVALLADSGAYAYLSALVLMYATVTAAGPYRIPNATIDARVVYTNNPPTSAMRGFGGMQMVLGYESQMDRLARRLGIDPVAIRVRNALRKGDRLPVGQELDTHVGVAEAAERAWAALGTREPAAGSAAAGPGGAASGTRRRGRGIACNIQPYGRIVWLHDWASAWVGFEMDGTVVVRAGVPDVGGGQASSLCQIAAEVLGVEPERVAVHIGDSALTPLAGTTTATRQLYMSGNAVLEAANGLRGRLLPVAAQMLGARPDRVTPRDGGAADDSGRRVEWPAVLKECARHGVPRSYLGVYHAPAGDPVDLERGGGRIFPDYTFGAHAVEVEVDTETGAVTVLRHAACHDVGRAINPQSVEGQIQGGAVMGLGYGLMEEIVVDRGVNLSTNFASYLIPTSLDVPDVVPLLLESHEGKGPFGARGIGEPPIGPPAAAVANAVEDAVGVRVTELPITPERVARALGLLGPEASGRR
- a CDS encoding (2Fe-2S)-binding protein, coding for MTELTIAFTLNGERREIRVPAHATLLAVLRDELGAIEVKDGCGEGVCGTCTALLDGEPVSSCLLLASRAAGHEITTVRGLAPAGALSPLQEAFVAHGAAQCGFCTPGMILTAHAFLRRHPRPTRDDIRRAIAGNLCRCTGYTKIVDAIEAAGRG